One Prinia subflava isolate CZ2003 ecotype Zambia chromosome 8, Cam_Psub_1.2, whole genome shotgun sequence DNA window includes the following coding sequences:
- the GHRH gene encoding somatoliberin has protein sequence MLDKTTLLLFLNLVTCSISSPLYPALRYSPGPVAGEAMSFQLQHSSSLQSHSPLAEEQEEEALLTDPTEKRMQRHADAIFTDNYRKFLGQISARKFLQTIIGKRLGISESSPGEGVQEFLSRRQSDSILMDSHYHQQMVLRDFLGAILQSQRPQDIDSQLEGFPSTLAKLM, from the exons ATGCTGGATAAGACCaccctgctcctgttcctgaATTTAGTCacctgctccatctcctctcctctctacCCAGCTCTCAG GTACAGTCCAGGGCCAGTTGCTGGCGAGGCCATGagcttccagctgcagcacagcagctcactGCAGAGCCATAGCCCcttggcagaggagcaggaggaggaggcttTGTTAACAGACCCCACTGAGAAAAG GATGCAGCGCCACGCCGATGCCATCTTCACTGACAACTACCGGAAATTCCTGGGGCAGATTTCTGCCCGAAAATTCCTCCAGACCATCATTGGCAAGAGGCTCGG AATCAGCGAGAGCAGCCCGGGGGAAGGGGTGCAGGAATTCCTGAGCAGGCGCCAGTCCGACAGCATCCTGATGGACAGCCACTACCACCAGCAGATGGTACTGAGGGACTTCCTGGGAGCCATCCTGCAGAGCCAAAG GCCTCAGGACATCGACAGCCAGCTAGAAGGCTTTCCCAGCACCCTGGCTAAGCTCATGTAA